Proteins found in one Pseudomonas marvdashtae genomic segment:
- the nadA gene encoding quinolinate synthase NadA, producing MTQISERLLVQAHLDAKQPKPLTAEQEAWYRAAIAAELKAQDAVLVAHFYCDPIIQALAEETGGCVSDSLEMARFGNAHPAKTVVVAGVKFMGETAKILNPEKRVLMPTLEATCSLDLGCPVDEFSAFCDQHPERTVVVYANTSAAVKARADWVVTSSCALEIVESLMDNGETIIWGPDKHLGTYIQRKTGADMLLWDGACIVHEEFKSKQLEDMKALYPDAAILVHPESPTSVIELADAVGSTSQLIAAAQSLPNKTLIVATDRGIFYKMQQLCPDKVFIEAPTAGNGAACRSCAHCPWMAMNTLERTLQALKDGSNEIFVDPALIPHAIRPLKRMLDFTQAARMKLAGNA from the coding sequence ATGACGCAAATTTCCGAACGCCTTCTGGTCCAGGCCCATCTCGATGCCAAGCAGCCCAAGCCGCTGACCGCCGAGCAAGAGGCCTGGTACCGCGCCGCCATTGCCGCCGAGCTCAAGGCTCAGGACGCGGTGCTGGTCGCGCACTTCTATTGTGATCCGATCATCCAGGCCCTGGCCGAAGAGACCGGCGGCTGCGTGTCCGACTCCCTGGAAATGGCCCGCTTCGGCAACGCCCATCCGGCCAAGACCGTGGTGGTGGCCGGGGTCAAGTTCATGGGCGAGACCGCCAAGATTCTCAACCCTGAAAAACGCGTATTGATGCCGACCCTGGAAGCCACCTGCTCCCTGGACCTGGGTTGCCCGGTGGACGAGTTCTCGGCGTTCTGCGACCAGCATCCGGAGCGCACCGTGGTGGTCTACGCCAACACTTCGGCGGCGGTCAAGGCCCGGGCCGACTGGGTTGTGACGTCCAGCTGCGCGCTGGAAATCGTCGAGAGCCTGATGGACAACGGCGAGACGATCATTTGGGGACCGGACAAACACCTGGGCACCTACATCCAGCGCAAGACCGGCGCCGACATGCTGCTCTGGGACGGTGCCTGCATCGTCCACGAAGAGTTCAAGTCCAAGCAGCTGGAAGACATGAAGGCGCTGTACCCGGACGCCGCCATCCTGGTGCACCCGGAATCGCCGACGTCGGTGATCGAGCTGGCGGACGCCGTGGGTTCCACCAGCCAGTTGATTGCCGCAGCGCAGAGCTTGCCGAACAAGACGCTGATCGTCGCCACCGACCGCGGCATTTTCTACAAGATGCAGCAGTTGTGCCCCGACAAAGTCTTTATTGAAGCGCCAACGGCCGGCAACGGCGCGGCCTGCCGCAGTTGTGCACATTGTCCGTGGATGGCGATGAACACCCTGGAGCGCACGCTCCAGGCGCTGAAAGACGGCAGCAACGAGATCTTCGTCGACCCGGCCTTGATCCCCCACGCGATTCGCCCGCTCAAGCGTATGCTGGACTTCACCCAGGCAGCGCGGATGAAGTTGGCGGGGAATGCCTGA
- a CDS encoding RDD family protein, producing the protein MPKHLLTPQGDFPPAGLGRRLAAMFYDFLLCTALLIVTGGVYKMIQMAIIGEEKMRALTDAGALDGDPLLSTVLLFVLFGFFAKFWTHNGQTLGMQVWCIRVQNADGTAISLWQALLRFVVSIASLLLVGAGFIWALFDKRQRSWHDIYSDTQLVRVPKKTK; encoded by the coding sequence ATGCCGAAACACCTGCTCACCCCCCAGGGCGACTTTCCTCCCGCCGGCTTGGGTCGTCGCCTGGCGGCGATGTTCTATGACTTTCTGCTGTGCACGGCGCTGCTGATCGTGACCGGCGGCGTGTACAAGATGATCCAGATGGCAATCATCGGCGAAGAAAAGATGCGTGCCCTCACCGACGCCGGCGCGCTGGACGGAGACCCGCTGCTGTCCACCGTGCTGTTATTCGTGCTGTTCGGTTTTTTTGCCAAGTTCTGGACCCACAACGGCCAGACCCTGGGCATGCAGGTCTGGTGCATCCGCGTACAGAATGCCGACGGCACCGCCATCAGCCTGTGGCAGGCGCTGTTGCGATTCGTGGTGTCGATTGCGTCGTTGCTGCTGGTGGGCGCAGGCTTCATCTGGGCGCTGTTCGACAAGCGCCAGCGCAGCTGGCATGACATCTATTCGGATACGCAGCTGGTGCGGGTTCCGAAGAAGACCAAGTAA
- a CDS encoding cold-shock protein, with protein MSQRQSGTVKWFNDEKGFGFITPESGPDLFVHFRAIQGNGFKSLKEGQKVTFVAVQGQKGMQADEVQAEA; from the coding sequence ATGTCCCAACGTCAGAGCGGTACCGTCAAGTGGTTCAACGACGAAAAAGGTTTTGGTTTCATCACCCCTGAAAGCGGTCCGGATCTGTTCGTACACTTCCGTGCTATCCAGGGCAACGGCTTCAAGAGCCTGAAAGAAGGCCAGAAAGTCACTTTCGTTGCCGTGCAAGGCCAGAAAGGCATGCAGGCTGACGAGGTTCAAGCCGAAGCCTGA
- the gcvT gene encoding glycine cleavage system aminomethyltransferase GcvT, whose protein sequence is MSTEQLLKTPLHSLHLELGARMVPFAGYDMPVQYPLGVMKEHQHTRDQAGLFDVSHMGQIRLTGAGAAKALESLVPVDIIDLPVGMQRYAMFTNENGGILDDLMVANLGNDELFLVVNAACKDQDLAHLRAHIGDQCSIEPLFEARALLALQGPAAVTVLARLAPDVAKMTFMQFQRVTLLGVDCFVSRSGYTGEDGFEISVPAADAEKLARALLAEPEVAAIGLGARDSLRLEAGLCLYGHDMNTETTPIEASLLWAISKVRRADGARAGGFPGAETVFAQQQGGVARKRVGLLPQERTPVREGAEIVNEAGETIGTVCSGGFGPTLGGPLAMGYLNSAYVALDTQVWAIVRGKKVPLLVSKTPFVPQRYYRG, encoded by the coding sequence ATGTCCACCGAACAACTGTTGAAAACCCCGCTGCATTCGCTGCACCTTGAACTCGGCGCGCGCATGGTGCCATTCGCCGGCTACGACATGCCGGTGCAATACCCACTGGGCGTAATGAAGGAACACCAGCACACCCGCGATCAGGCCGGCCTCTTCGACGTGTCCCACATGGGCCAGATCCGCCTGACCGGCGCGGGTGCCGCCAAGGCCTTGGAAAGCCTGGTGCCGGTGGACATCATCGATCTGCCGGTGGGCATGCAGCGCTATGCCATGTTTACCAACGAGAACGGCGGCATCCTCGATGACCTGATGGTCGCCAACCTGGGCAATGACGAACTGTTCCTGGTGGTCAACGCGGCCTGCAAGGATCAGGACCTGGCCCACCTGCGCGCCCACATCGGCGACCAGTGCAGCATCGAGCCGCTGTTCGAAGCCCGCGCCCTGCTCGCCCTGCAAGGCCCGGCCGCCGTCACCGTGCTCGCACGCCTGGCGCCGGACGTGGCAAAGATGACCTTCATGCAGTTCCAGCGCGTTACGTTGTTGGGCGTGGATTGTTTTGTCAGCCGTTCGGGCTACACCGGTGAAGACGGCTTCGAGATCTCCGTGCCGGCTGCCGATGCGGAGAAACTCGCCCGTGCCCTGCTGGCCGAACCGGAAGTCGCGGCCATTGGCCTTGGCGCCCGTGATTCGCTGCGCCTGGAAGCCGGCCTGTGTCTCTACGGCCACGACATGAACACCGAGACCACGCCAATCGAAGCCAGCCTGCTGTGGGCCATTTCCAAGGTCCGACGCGCCGATGGCGCCCGCGCCGGTGGTTTTCCTGGGGCTGAAACCGTTTTCGCCCAACAACAGGGCGGTGTGGCCCGCAAACGCGTCGGCCTGCTGCCCCAGGAACGTACACCGGTGCGCGAAGGTGCCGAGATCGTCAACGAAGCGGGCGAGACCATCGGCACCGTGTGCAGCGGCGGTTTCGGCCCGACCTTGGGCGGGCCGTTGGCGATGGGTTACCTGAACAGCGCTTACGTTGCACTGGATACGCAAGTCTGGGCCATTGTTCGTGGGAAAAAGGTGCCTTTGCTTGTAAGCAAAACGCCATTTGTTCCACAGCGCTACTATCGCGGTTGA
- a CDS encoding L-serine ammonia-lyase, with the protein MSLSVFDLFKIGIGPSSSHTVGPMRAAARFAEGLRRDDLLNATASVKVELYGSLGATGKGHGSDKAVLLGLEGEHPDTVDTETVDARLQQIRSSGRLNLLGEHSIEFNEKLHLAMIRKPLAFHPNGMIFRAFDAAGLQVRSREYYSVGGGFVVDEGAAGADRIVEDATPLTFPFKSAKDLLAHCTTYGLSISQVMLTNESAWRPEAETRSGLLKIWQVMQDCVAAGCRNEGILPGGLKVKRRAAALHRQLCKNPEAALRDPLSVLDWVNLYALAVNEENAYGGRVVTAPTNGAAGIVPAVLHYYMRFIPGANEDGVVRFLLTAAAIGILYKENASISGAEVGCQGEVGVACSMAAGALCEVLGGTVQQVENAAEIGMEHNLGLTCDPIGGLVQVPCIERNAMGSVKAINAVRMAMRGDGHHFVSLDKVIRTMRQTGADMKSKYKETARGGLAVNIIEC; encoded by the coding sequence ATGTCGTTAAGCGTGTTCGACCTGTTCAAGATCGGCATCGGCCCTTCCAGCTCCCATACGGTCGGCCCGATGCGTGCCGCCGCCCGTTTCGCCGAAGGGCTGCGTCGTGATGACCTGCTCAATGCCACTGCCAGCGTCAAGGTCGAGCTCTACGGCTCGCTCGGTGCCACGGGCAAAGGACACGGCAGTGACAAGGCCGTGCTGCTGGGCCTGGAAGGCGAGCACCCGGACACCGTGGACACCGAAACAGTCGACGCCCGCCTGCAGCAGATTCGCAGCAGCGGTCGCCTGAACCTGTTGGGTGAACACTCCATCGAATTCAATGAAAAACTGCACCTGGCGATGATCCGCAAACCGTTGGCCTTTCACCCCAACGGCATGATCTTCCGCGCCTTCGACGCGGCGGGCCTGCAAGTGCGCAGCCGCGAGTACTACTCGGTGGGTGGAGGTTTTGTGGTCGATGAAGGCGCGGCCGGCGCTGACCGGATCGTCGAGGACGCCACGCCCCTGACTTTCCCGTTCAAGAGCGCCAAGGACCTGCTCGCCCATTGCACTACCTACGGCCTGTCCATCAGCCAAGTGATGCTGACCAACGAAAGTGCCTGGCGCCCCGAAGCCGAAACCCGCTCCGGCCTGCTGAAAATCTGGCAGGTGATGCAGGATTGCGTGGCCGCTGGCTGTCGCAACGAAGGGATTTTGCCAGGCGGGCTGAAGGTCAAGCGCCGTGCCGCGGCGCTGCATCGACAGCTGTGCAAGAACCCGGAAGCCGCCCTGCGCGACCCGTTGTCGGTGCTGGACTGGGTCAACCTGTACGCCCTGGCGGTCAACGAAGAAAACGCCTATGGCGGGCGCGTCGTGACCGCGCCCACCAACGGTGCGGCCGGAATCGTGCCGGCGGTGCTGCATTACTACATGCGCTTCATTCCGGGCGCCAATGAAGATGGCGTGGTGCGGTTCCTGCTGACCGCCGCCGCCATCGGCATCTTGTACAAGGAAAACGCCTCCATCTCCGGCGCCGAAGTCGGCTGCCAGGGCGAAGTCGGCGTGGCTTGCTCCATGGCTGCCGGCGCCTTGTGCGAAGTCTTGGGCGGTACGGTGCAGCAAGTGGAAAACGCCGCCGAAATCGGCATGGAACACAACCTCGGCCTGACCTGCGACCCCATTGGTGGCCTGGTGCAAGTGCCGTGCATCGAGCGCAACGCCATGGGCTCGGTGAAGGCCATCAATGCGGTGCGCATGGCCATGCGCGGCGACGGGCATCACTTCGTCTCCCTCGATAAAGTCATCCGCACCATGCGCCAGACCGGCGCCGACATGAAAAGCAAATACAAGGAGACCGCCCGCGGCGGTCTGGCGGTCAACATCATCGAATGCTGA
- the gcvP gene encoding aminomethyl-transferring glycine dehydrogenase encodes MTVNLGTANEFIARHIGPRADDEQAMLERLGFDSLQALSASVIPESIKGTSVLDMGDGQSEADALASIKAIAGKNQLFKTYIGQGYYNCHTPSPILRNLLENPAWYTAYTPYQPEISQGRLEALLNFQTLISDLTGLPIANASLLDEATAAAEAMTFCKRLSKNKGSNAFFASVHSHPQTLDVLRTRAEPLGIDVVVGDERELTDVSTFFGALLQYPASNGDLFDYRELTERFHAANALVAVAADLLALTLLTPPGEFGADVAIGSAQRFGVPLGFGGPHAAYFSTKDAFKRDMPGRLVGVSVDRFGKPALRLAMQTREQHIRREKATSNICTAQVLLANIASMYAVYHGPKGLTQIANRIHHLTAILAKGLGALGLDVEQESFFDTLTLHTGAQTAALLDKARAQRINLRVVDAERLGLSLDETTSQADVENLWSLFADGKALPDFAALAANVQSRIPAALVRQSAILSHPVFNRYHSETELMRYLRKLADKDLALDRTMIPLGSCTMKLNAASEMIPVTWAEFGALHPFAPAEQSAGYQQLTDELEAMLCAATGYDAVSLQPNAGSQGEYAGLLAIRAYHQSRGEDRRDICLIPSSAHGTNPATANMAGMRVVVTACDARGNVDIEDLRAKAIEHREHLAALMITYPSTHGVFEEGIREICGIIHDNGGQVYIDGANMNAMVGLCAPGKFGGDVSHLNLHKTFCIPHGGGGPGVGPIGVKSHLAPFLPGHGNMARKEGAVCAAPFGSASILPITWMYIRMMGGAGLKRASQLAILNANYIARRLEEHYPVLYSGSNGLVAHECILDLRPLKDSSGISVDDVAKRLIDFGFHAPTMSFPVAGTLMIEPTESESKEELDRFCDAMICIRKEIRAVENGSLDKDDNPLKNAPHTAAELVGDWTHPYSREQAVYPVASLIEGKYWPPVGRVDNVFGDRNLVCACPSIESYA; translated from the coding sequence ATGACCGTTAATCTCGGCACCGCCAACGAATTCATCGCCCGCCACATCGGCCCGCGTGCAGACGACGAGCAAGCCATGCTCGAGCGCCTGGGCTTCGACTCCCTGCAAGCCCTGAGCGCCAGCGTCATCCCGGAAAGCATCAAGGGCACCAGCGTGCTGGACATGGGCGATGGCCAGAGCGAAGCCGATGCGCTGGCCTCGATCAAGGCCATCGCTGGCAAGAACCAACTGTTCAAGACCTACATCGGCCAGGGCTACTACAACTGCCACACCCCGTCGCCGATCCTGCGCAACCTGTTGGAAAACCCGGCCTGGTACACCGCCTACACCCCGTACCAGCCTGAAATTTCCCAGGGCCGTCTCGAAGCGTTGTTGAATTTCCAGACACTGATCAGCGACCTCACCGGCCTGCCGATCGCCAACGCCTCGTTGCTGGACGAAGCCACCGCCGCCGCCGAAGCCATGACCTTCTGCAAGCGCCTGAGCAAGAACAAAGGCAGCAACGCGTTCTTCGCCTCCGTCCACAGCCACCCGCAAACCCTTGACGTGCTGCGCACCCGTGCCGAACCCCTGGGCATCGACGTGGTGGTGGGCGATGAGCGCGAACTGACCGATGTGAGCACGTTCTTCGGCGCGTTGCTGCAATACCCGGCCAGCAACGGCGACCTGTTCGACTATCGCGAACTGACCGAACGCTTCCACGCGGCCAATGCACTGGTGGCGGTCGCGGCTGACTTGTTGGCCCTGACGTTGCTGACCCCACCGGGTGAATTCGGCGCCGACGTTGCCATCGGCAGCGCCCAGCGCTTCGGCGTACCACTGGGCTTCGGCGGCCCGCACGCGGCGTATTTCTCCACCAAGGACGCGTTCAAGCGCGACATGCCGGGCCGTCTGGTCGGTGTTTCCGTGGACCGTTTCGGCAAGCCGGCCCTGCGCCTGGCGATGCAGACCCGCGAGCAACACATCCGCCGCGAGAAAGCCACGAGCAACATCTGCACCGCCCAAGTGCTGCTGGCCAACATCGCCAGCATGTACGCGGTGTACCACGGCCCTAAAGGCCTGACCCAGATCGCCAATCGCATCCATCACCTCACCGCGATCCTCGCCAAGGGCCTGGGCGCGCTGGGCCTGGACGTCGAGCAAGAGAGTTTCTTCGACACCCTGACCCTGCACACCGGCGCACAAACCGCCGCCCTGCTCGACAAGGCCCGTGCCCAGCGCATCAACCTGCGCGTGGTGGATGCTGAGCGCCTGGGCCTGTCCCTGGACGAAACCACCAGCCAGGCTGACGTGGAAAATCTCTGGAGCCTGTTCGCCGACGGCAAGGCGCTGCCAGACTTCGCGGCCCTGGCCGCCAATGTCCAAAGCCGTATCCCGGCGGCGCTGGTGCGCCAGTCGGCGATCCTCAGCCACCCGGTGTTCAACCGCTACCACTCCGAAACCGAGCTGATGCGCTACCTGCGCAAGCTCGCCGACAAGGACCTGGCGCTGGATCGCACCATGATCCCGCTGGGCTCCTGCACCATGAAACTCAACGCCGCCAGCGAAATGATCCCGGTGACCTGGGCCGAGTTCGGCGCCCTGCACCCGTTCGCCCCTGCCGAGCAGAGCGCCGGCTACCAGCAACTGACCGACGAGCTGGAAGCCATGCTCTGCGCCGCCACCGGCTATGACGCGGTGTCGCTGCAACCCAACGCTGGTTCCCAGGGCGAATACGCCGGCCTGCTGGCGATCCGTGCCTATCACCAGAGCCGTGGCGAAGACCGCCGCGACATTTGCCTGATCCCGTCTTCGGCCCACGGCACCAACCCCGCCACCGCCAACATGGCCGGCATGCGCGTGGTCGTGACCGCCTGCGATGCCCGTGGCAACGTCGACATCGAAGACCTGCGCGCCAAAGCCATCGAGCACCGCGAACACCTCGCCGCGCTGATGATCACCTACCCGTCCACCCACGGCGTGTTCGAGGAAGGCATCCGCGAGATCTGCGGCATCATTCATGACAACGGCGGCCAGGTGTACATCGACGGCGCCAACATGAATGCGATGGTCGGCCTCTGCGCACCGGGCAAATTCGGCGGCGACGTGTCGCACCTGAACCTGCACAAGACTTTCTGCATCCCTCACGGCGGTGGCGGCCCGGGCGTCGGCCCGATCGGCGTCAAGTCGCACCTGGCGCCGTTCCTGCCGGGCCACGGCAACATGGCGCGCAAGGAAGGCGCGGTGTGCGCGGCACCGTTCGGCAGCGCGAGCATCCTGCCGATCACCTGGATGTACATTCGCATGATGGGCGGCGCCGGCCTCAAGCGCGCCTCGCAACTGGCGATCCTCAACGCCAACTACATCGCCCGTCGCCTGGAAGAGCATTACCCAGTGCTCTACTCCGGCAGCAACGGCTTGGTGGCCCACGAATGCATCCTCGACCTGCGTCCGCTCAAGGACAGCAGCGGCATCAGCGTCGATGACGTCGCCAAGCGCCTGATCGACTTCGGTTTCCACGCCCCGACCATGTCGTTCCCGGTGGCCGGCACGTTGATGATCGAGCCGACCGAAAGCGAATCCAAGGAAGAACTGGACCGCTTCTGCGACGCCATGATCTGCATTCGCAAAGAAATCCGCGCGGTGGAAAACGGCAGCCTGGACAAAGATGACAACCCGCTGAAGAACGCCCCGCACACTGCGGCGGAACTCGTCGGCGACTGGACTCACCCGTACAGCCGCGAACAAGCAGTCTACCCGGTGGCGTCGTTGATCGAAGGCAAGTACTGGCCGCCAGTGGGCCGGGTCGACAACGTGTTCGGCGACCGCAACCTCGTGTGCGCCTGCCCATCGATCGAAAGCTACGCTTGA
- the gcvH gene encoding glycine cleavage system protein GcvH, with translation MSELRFTEDHEWLRTEADGSVTVGITAFAQNALGDVVYVQLPELQAYDKGAEASTVESVKAASGVYMPLDGEVLEVNPALESNPELVNEDPLGEGWFFRFKPTDADAVAKLLDQDAYDRLIKANAQA, from the coding sequence ATGAGCGAGTTGCGTTTCACTGAAGATCACGAATGGCTTCGCACCGAAGCCGACGGCAGCGTTACCGTTGGCATCACCGCATTCGCCCAGAACGCCTTGGGTGACGTGGTCTATGTTCAGTTACCGGAACTGCAGGCCTACGACAAAGGCGCCGAAGCCTCTACCGTGGAATCGGTGAAAGCCGCCAGCGGCGTGTACATGCCTTTGGACGGTGAAGTGCTCGAAGTGAACCCTGCCTTGGAAAGCAATCCGGAATTGGTCAACGAAGACCCGCTGGGCGAAGGCTGGTTCTTCCGCTTTAAACCGACCGACGCCGACGCAGTGGCTAAGCTGTTGGATCAAGACGCCTACGATCGCCTGATCAAAGCCAACGCCCAAGCCTGA
- a CDS encoding sigma-54-dependent transcriptional regulator: MRIHVSFIDRVGITQEVLALLGGRNLNLDAVEMVPPNVYIDAPTLSPQVLDELREALFSVRGVQAVTVVDILPGQRRHLQLDALLAAMTDPVLALDSAGKVLLANPALIALYGREPAGESVAELFGDAALLDALLENGFRLPLREITLNGQTLLLDATPITDAGALLTLYQPNRIGERLSALHHDHAEGFDALLGESPAIRTLKARAQRVAALDAPLLIQGETGTGKELVARACHAISARHGAPFLALNCAALPENLAESELFGYAPGAFTGAQRGGKPGLMELANQGTVFLDEIGEMSPYLQAKLLRFLNDGSFRRVGGDREIKVNVRILSATHRNLEKMVSEGSFREDLFYRLNVLNVEVPPLRERGQDILLLARYFMQQACAQIQRPVCRLAPGTYPALLGNRWPGNVRQLQNVIFRAAAICESSLVDIGDLDIAGTSVARQGDVEVESLEQAVEAFEKQLLESLYTNYPSTRQLASRLQTSHTAIAHRLRKYGISGKP; this comes from the coding sequence ATGCGTATCCACGTCAGTTTCATCGACCGCGTCGGCATCACCCAGGAAGTCCTGGCCTTGCTCGGCGGTCGCAATCTCAATCTGGATGCCGTGGAGATGGTGCCACCCAACGTCTACATCGACGCCCCGACCCTCAGCCCGCAAGTGCTGGATGAATTGCGCGAGGCATTGTTCAGCGTGCGTGGCGTGCAGGCGGTAACCGTGGTGGACATCCTGCCGGGCCAACGCCGGCACTTGCAACTCGATGCGTTGCTCGCGGCGATGACCGACCCTGTCCTGGCGCTGGACAGCGCTGGCAAGGTGTTACTCGCCAACCCGGCGCTGATCGCCCTCTACGGCCGTGAGCCGGCCGGGGAAAGCGTGGCCGAGCTGTTCGGCGATGCGGCGTTGCTGGATGCCCTGTTGGAGAACGGTTTTCGCCTGCCGCTGCGGGAAATCACCCTCAACGGCCAGACGCTGCTGCTGGACGCCACGCCCATCACCGACGCTGGCGCGCTGCTGACGTTGTATCAGCCCAATCGCATCGGTGAACGCCTGTCGGCCTTGCATCATGACCACGCCGAAGGCTTCGACGCGCTGTTAGGCGAATCCCCGGCGATCCGCACCCTCAAGGCCCGGGCCCAGCGGGTCGCGGCCCTCGATGCGCCGCTGCTGATCCAAGGTGAAACCGGCACCGGCAAGGAGCTGGTAGCCCGCGCCTGTCACGCCATCAGCGCCCGTCACGGCGCGCCATTCCTGGCCCTCAACTGTGCGGCACTACCGGAAAACCTGGCCGAGAGCGAACTGTTCGGCTATGCCCCCGGCGCCTTCACCGGCGCACAACGCGGCGGCAAGCCGGGGCTGATGGAGCTGGCGAACCAGGGCACGGTATTCCTCGATGAAATCGGCGAGATGTCGCCCTACCTGCAAGCCAAGCTCCTGCGGTTCCTGAACGACGGCAGCTTCCGCCGGGTGGGCGGCGACCGGGAGATCAAGGTCAACGTGCGGATCCTCAGCGCCACCCACCGCAACCTGGAGAAAATGGTCAGCGAAGGCTCGTTTCGCGAAGACCTGTTCTACCGCCTGAACGTGCTCAACGTCGAAGTCCCGCCACTGCGCGAGCGCGGCCAGGACATCCTGCTGCTGGCGCGGTATTTCATGCAGCAGGCCTGTGCGCAGATCCAGCGTCCGGTCTGCCGCCTGGCCCCTGGTACCTATCCGGCGCTGCTGGGCAATCGCTGGCCGGGCAACGTGCGGCAACTGCAGAACGTGATCTTCCGCGCCGCCGCTATCTGCGAAAGCAGCCTGGTGGACATCGGCGACCTGGACATCGCCGGCACCAGCGTGGCGCGTCAGGGCGATGTGGAAGTCGAAAGCCTGGAGCAGGCCGTCGAAGCGTTCGAAAAGCAATTGCTCGAATCGCTGTACACCAATTATCCCTCCACCCGCCAACTCGCCAGCCGCCTGCAAACCTCGCACACCGCGATCGCCCATCGGCTGCGCAAGTATGGGATCTCCGGCAAGCCTTAG
- a CDS encoding LysR family transcriptional regulator, producing the protein MDRLQAMRVFVTVVDLGSQSAAAEHLDLSRPVVSRYLAELEDWVGARLMHRTTRKLSLTAAGSEILPRCRQMLELSSDMHAAVSTPQDAPRGLLRITASPSFGQAQLASAMADFVRRYPGVSVDLQMLDRTVNLVDERIDLAIRMSNDLDPNLIARRLTVCRSVICASPRYLREHPTPQRVEDLSRHNCLTHSYVGKSLWHFEQDGEPVSVPVQGNISANEASTLLQATIAGAGVAMLPSYQAGPHIQNGELERLLAHAEPRRMNMYAVYASRKHMPSALRSLLDFLVQRFPETPEWDAGL; encoded by the coding sequence ATGGATCGTCTACAAGCAATGCGGGTGTTTGTCACCGTGGTGGACCTGGGTAGCCAGTCCGCGGCGGCCGAGCACCTGGACCTTTCACGGCCAGTGGTGTCGCGGTATCTGGCGGAGCTGGAGGATTGGGTTGGCGCGCGGCTGATGCACCGCACCACCCGCAAGCTGAGCCTGACGGCCGCCGGCAGCGAGATCCTGCCGCGTTGCCGGCAGATGCTCGAGCTGTCCAGCGACATGCACGCCGCCGTGAGCACGCCGCAAGACGCGCCACGGGGCCTGCTGCGCATCACCGCCAGCCCCTCGTTCGGCCAGGCCCAGTTGGCATCCGCCATGGCCGACTTTGTCCGGCGCTACCCAGGCGTGAGCGTCGACCTGCAGATGCTCGACCGCACGGTGAACCTGGTGGATGAACGCATCGACCTGGCGATCCGCATGAGCAACGACCTCGACCCGAACCTGATCGCCCGCCGCCTCACGGTGTGCCGTTCGGTAATCTGCGCTTCGCCCCGCTACCTGCGCGAGCATCCGACGCCGCAACGCGTGGAGGATTTGAGCCGGCACAATTGCCTGACCCACTCCTACGTCGGCAAAAGCCTCTGGCATTTCGAACAGGACGGCGAGCCCGTGTCGGTGCCGGTCCAAGGCAACATCAGCGCCAACGAAGCCAGCACCCTGCTACAGGCGACGATCGCGGGCGCCGGCGTGGCGATGCTGCCCAGCTATCAGGCCGGTCCCCACATCCAGAACGGTGAACTGGAACGCCTGCTGGCCCACGCTGAACCTCGCCGGATGAACATGTACGCGGTATACGCGTCGCGCAAGCACATGCCATCGGCGCTGCGCAGCTTGCTGGATTTCCTGGTGCAGAGATTTCCCGAAACGCCTGAATGGGATGCGGGGCTCTAA